A DNA window from Acomys russatus chromosome 7, mAcoRus1.1, whole genome shotgun sequence contains the following coding sequences:
- the LOC127192244 gene encoding olfactory receptor 52B6: MAQALWKVMAVLPASSVAAVNISDTRTAGCLLTGIPGLEHLHVWLSIPFCTMYVTALVGNGILICVILSQPSLHEPMYIFLSMLASADVLLSTSTMPKTLANFWLGSSHISFDGCLTQMFFIHFLFVADSAVLLAMAFDRYVAICSPLRYTAILTRQVMAKIAAATLTRSFIIMFPSIFLLKRLHYCRINVIQHTFCEHMGIARLSCSDISINVWYGLAAALLSTGLDIVLIAVSYAHILHAVFRLSSQEARAKALSTCGSHVCVILLFYIPALFSVFAYRFGGKRIPRYVHILLANLYVVIPPMLNPVIYGVRTKQILEGAKQMFASLTKEFK, from the coding sequence atgGCACAGGCTCTCTGGAAAGTCATGGCTGTCTTACCTGCTAGCAGCGTGGCTGCTGTGAACATCTCGGACACTCGCACGGCAGGCTGCCTGCTCACCGGCATCCCTGGGCTGGAGCACCTACATGTGTGGCTGTCCATCCCCTTCTGTACTATGTACGTGACTGCCCTGGTAGGCAATGGTATTCTAATCTGTGTCATCCTCTCCCAGCCAAGCCTCCACGAGCCCATGTACATATTCTTGTCCATGCTGGCCAGCGCTGATGTCCTGCTCTCGACCTCCACCATGCCCAAGACCCTGGCCAATTTCTGGCTAGGTTCCAGCCACATCTCCTTTGACGGCTGCCTGACTCAGATGTTCTTCATCCACTTCCTCTTCGTGGCTGACTCTGCTGTCCTGCTGGCCATGGCTTTTGACCGCTACGTGGCCATCTGCTCTCCTCTGCGATACACCGCCATCCTGACGAGGCAGGTCATGGCAAAGATCGCTGCTGCTACCCTGACCCGCAGTTTCATAATCATGTTCCCATCCATCTTTCTCCTCAAGCGGTTGCACTACTGCCGGATCAATGTCATTCAACATACATTTTGTGAGCACATGGGTATCGCCCGTCTATCCTGTTCTGACATTTCCATCAATGTCTGGTATGGGCTGGCAGCTGCTCTTCTCTCCACGGGCCTGGACATCGTTCTTATCGCTGTTTCCTATGCCCACATCCTCCATGCGGTATTCCGCCTTTCTTCCCAAGAAGCCCGGGCCAAGGCCCTGAGTACCTGTGGATCTCACGTCTGTGTCATCCTGCTGTTCTATATCCCCgccctcttctctgtctttgcctACAGGTTTGGTGGGAAGCGCATCCCACGTTATGTCCACATCCTGCTGGCCAACCTCTATGTGGTTATCCCACCTATGCTCAACCCTGTGATTTATGGAGTAAGGACAAAGCAGATATTGGAAGGAGCTAAGCAAATGTTTGCAAGTCTTACCAAGGAATTTAAATGA